In one window of Maribacter sp. BPC-D8 DNA:
- a CDS encoding ABC transporter permease has translation MFNRDRWKEILEVLSSNVFRTLATSFGVGWGIFILIILLAAGKGLENGIRADFGDIATNTMFMWSRNTTMSYKGLPKGRRFNFKQEDVQSIKDNIPNLRFISPRNQLGGFGGGNNVVRGLKTGAFNVYGDYPEIIRQEPMTITSGRFVNHNDIQDKRKIAVIGVGVRNELYDRGEKVLGTYIKIQGVNFMVVGTYQKKDDGGGEEGQKEIYVPFTAFSQAFNMGNDVGWMAITALDGSSISNLKEKIVNVVKENRKIHPDDKRAVGYFDLYEQYNRVESLFGALRWVAYFVGVLVLLSGIIGVSNIMLIVIKERTKEIGIRRALGEAPWSIKKQILMESIFLTIISGMIGIVFGAAFIYGVNAVLDSVGPVDMFVNPSVSLGVVVSALVILIFSGLLAGFIPAQSAIKIRPIEALRTE, from the coding sequence ATGTTCAATAGAGACCGGTGGAAAGAAATCTTAGAAGTATTATCTAGCAATGTGTTTAGAACATTGGCTACTTCTTTTGGTGTGGGCTGGGGTATTTTTATTCTAATTATTCTACTTGCTGCGGGCAAAGGTTTGGAAAATGGCATTCGTGCCGATTTCGGAGATATCGCTACCAATACAATGTTCATGTGGTCTCGTAATACGACCATGTCATATAAAGGATTGCCAAAGGGAAGACGTTTTAATTTTAAGCAAGAAGATGTACAATCTATAAAAGATAATATTCCTAATTTAAGATTCATCTCTCCCCGAAATCAATTAGGCGGATTTGGTGGGGGTAATAATGTGGTACGCGGTTTAAAAACTGGTGCATTCAATGTCTACGGAGATTATCCAGAAATAATACGGCAAGAACCTATGACCATAACATCGGGTAGGTTTGTAAATCATAATGACATTCAAGACAAAAGAAAAATTGCGGTAATAGGTGTTGGCGTAAGAAATGAACTTTATGATCGAGGTGAAAAAGTTCTAGGAACCTATATTAAAATTCAAGGAGTCAATTTCATGGTAGTAGGTACCTATCAAAAGAAAGATGATGGCGGTGGTGAAGAAGGTCAAAAAGAAATCTATGTCCCGTTTACTGCATTCTCGCAAGCTTTTAATATGGGTAACGATGTCGGATGGATGGCGATAACTGCGCTAGATGGTAGTTCCATTTCTAATCTCAAAGAGAAAATTGTAAATGTCGTTAAGGAGAATAGAAAAATTCACCCCGATGATAAACGTGCCGTTGGGTATTTTGATTTATATGAACAGTATAATCGCGTAGAAAGTCTGTTCGGTGCATTACGTTGGGTAGCCTACTTTGTAGGGGTGCTCGTACTATTGTCCGGTATTATTGGGGTGAGTAATATTATGCTCATTGTTATTAAAGAACGAACTAAAGAAATCGGAATTCGTAGGGCTTTGGGCGAAGCACCATGGTCTATCAAAAAACAAATTTTAATGGAATCTATTTTCCTCACGATCATATCGGGTATGATAGGCATTGTCTTCGGTGCGGCATTTATTTATGGCGTTAACGCGGTGCTAGACTCCGTAGGTCCTGTAGACATGTTTGTAAACCCTAGTGTAAGTTTGGGTGTGGTAGTGAGTGCCCTGGTTATTTTAATATTTTCCGGCTTGCTAGCGGGATTCATACCTGCACAAAGTGCCATCAAAATAAGACCAATTGAAGCTTTAAGAACAGAATAA
- a CDS encoding DUF420 domain-containing protein — MQGTVKDEKKFNKLIAVVSVIIPIVVAILFGVKLPNVEPLSFLPPIYATINGITAVLLLVAVWAIKNGNQKLHQNLMTTNIALSLLFLMMYIAYHMTSDSTSYGGEGAIKYFYYFILITHIVLSIALIPLVLRTYAMAYLKKFEDHRALAKYTFPVWLYVAVTGVVVYLMISPYYAY, encoded by the coding sequence ATGCAAGGGACCGTTAAAGACGAGAAAAAGTTTAATAAATTAATTGCAGTTGTTTCTGTGATTATACCAATAGTAGTAGCAATTCTTTTTGGTGTTAAGTTGCCTAATGTTGAGCCACTTTCATTTTTACCTCCAATCTATGCCACTATAAATGGAATTACGGCTGTACTACTGTTAGTAGCTGTCTGGGCTATTAAAAATGGTAATCAAAAGTTACATCAGAATTTAATGACAACCAATATTGCTTTGTCTTTACTATTTCTGATGATGTATATAGCGTATCACATGACATCAGATTCTACTAGTTATGGGGGTGAAGGTGCTATTAAATACTTCTATTATTTTATTTTAATTACTCATATCGTACTTTCTATTGCATTAATTCCTTTAGTGCTGAGAACTTATGCTATGGCATATTTAAAGAAGTTTGAAGATCACAGAGCATTGGCAAAGTATACATTCCCTGTTTGGTTGTATGTTGCCGTTACCGGTGTTGTAGTTTATTTAATGATATCTCCGTACTATGCATACTAA
- a CDS encoding efflux RND transporter periplasmic adaptor subunit — MKKSTTIIILLIIVLAFGGSMFYLYSKNAEDPVVYQTEEPSKQTIIKKTMATGSILPLEEVLIKPNISGVIEKIFVEGGDYVKSGDLLCTIKVVPNLSSLNDARNNINEAKINLDDQLRNLDRQKGLFTKGVISKVDLERAQLSYDQSKQSYAAANKRYDIVKTGTTSGFGNAANTQIRATVSGMVLEVPVEVGNQVIESNNFNEGTTIAAIADVDKMIFEGKVDESEVGKIKENLPLEITVGAIEDKVFDAVLDYIAPKGNEENGAIQFEIKGTLKKQDSIFIRAGLSANASIILARADSVLAVKEALVQFDDKTKKPFVEIATGDQEFERRDIELGISDGIHVQINSGIIEGDKIKVWNEVVPDELAENE; from the coding sequence ATGAAAAAGTCAACAACAATTATCATCCTGCTTATTATAGTGCTTGCCTTTGGCGGGTCAATGTTCTATTTGTATTCAAAAAATGCAGAAGACCCAGTGGTGTATCAAACAGAAGAACCTTCTAAGCAGACCATTATTAAAAAGACGATGGCAACGGGTAGTATTCTTCCGTTAGAAGAAGTGCTTATTAAACCGAATATATCGGGAGTGATAGAGAAGATTTTCGTGGAGGGTGGCGATTATGTAAAATCTGGCGATTTGCTGTGTACTATTAAAGTGGTACCTAATCTAAGTTCTTTGAATGACGCCAGAAATAATATTAATGAAGCTAAAATTAACCTAGATGATCAATTGCGTAATTTAGATCGTCAAAAAGGATTGTTTACCAAAGGGGTAATTTCTAAAGTAGACCTAGAGCGTGCTCAGTTAAGCTATGATCAGTCGAAACAATCTTACGCAGCTGCTAATAAAAGATATGATATAGTAAAAACGGGTACTACTTCTGGTTTTGGTAATGCTGCAAATACACAAATTAGAGCAACGGTTAGTGGTATGGTGCTAGAAGTACCCGTAGAAGTAGGTAATCAGGTTATTGAAAGTAATAACTTTAATGAAGGTACTACCATAGCTGCTATTGCAGATGTAGATAAAATGATTTTTGAAGGTAAGGTCGATGAGTCTGAAGTGGGAAAAATTAAAGAGAATCTGCCTTTAGAGATTACCGTTGGTGCCATTGAAGATAAAGTGTTCGATGCTGTTCTAGATTATATAGCGCCGAAAGGAAATGAAGAGAATGGTGCTATACAGTTTGAAATTAAAGGAACCCTTAAAAAACAAGACTCCATATTCATTAGAGCAGGTTTAAGTGCCAATGCATCTATAATTTTAGCTCGAGCAGATAGTGTTTTAGCAGTAAAAGAAGCTTTGGTGCAATTCGATGATAAAACCAAAAAACCTTTCGTAGAAATCGCAACTGGTGATCAAGAATTTGAAAGACGAGATATTGAATTAGGCATCAGCGATGGTATTCATGTTCAAATAAATTCTGGCATTATAGAAGGTGATAAAATTAAGGTATGGAACGAGGTAGTGCCCGATGAACTAGCCGAGAACGAATAA
- a CDS encoding ABC transporter permease, whose translation MFDRDIWQEIYHSISNNKLRTFLTGFSVGWGIFILVLLLASVKGMQNGFTLQFSDDATNSIFVRTGTTSLAYGGFEAGRRIQMTNDDIEYIKRSFPNDVEYISPRVYQNTSARYKSETGSYSIQAVYPDHQAIEKTIVNKGRFINTNDLMNASKVAVIGRKVEEDLFKNEDAIGKFIEFNGLPFRVIGTFTDDGDDNAERNIYAPTSTYQKMYGQTDHIDQIALTYNPNYDLTEALAFSDRLENVFRRRFKIAPKDQSGIRIFNYAEVFEDISNFTGGLDIAVIIVGLLILLSGIVGIGNIMVFIIKERTKEIGVRKALGAEPWSIIKLVLFESVFITALSGFIGLGIATGLLAAIGPSIKTGAFANPSVSMSMVVTATIILIVAGVLAGLIPAMKAARVKPIVALSDK comes from the coding sequence ATGTTTGATAGAGACATTTGGCAAGAAATATACCATAGTATAAGCAACAACAAGCTTAGAACTTTCCTTACCGGGTTTTCGGTAGGTTGGGGTATATTCATTTTGGTATTGCTTTTGGCTTCTGTAAAGGGAATGCAAAACGGATTCACACTTCAGTTCAGTGACGATGCTACCAACTCCATTTTTGTGAGAACAGGTACTACTTCTTTAGCTTATGGTGGGTTTGAAGCTGGTCGAAGAATTCAAATGACAAATGATGATATTGAATACATCAAAAGAAGTTTTCCTAACGACGTAGAGTATATTAGCCCGAGAGTATATCAAAATACATCGGCACGTTATAAGAGCGAAACGGGTAGTTATAGTATACAAGCAGTTTACCCCGATCACCAAGCTATTGAAAAGACTATAGTGAATAAGGGTCGATTCATAAATACTAATGATTTAATGAATGCCTCTAAAGTTGCCGTTATCGGCAGAAAAGTAGAGGAAGATTTATTCAAGAACGAAGATGCCATAGGTAAGTTTATAGAGTTCAACGGACTGCCGTTTAGGGTAATTGGCACTTTTACTGATGATGGTGATGATAACGCAGAGCGAAACATTTATGCACCTACCAGTACATATCAAAAAATGTATGGGCAAACAGATCACATTGATCAGATTGCTTTAACCTATAATCCTAATTACGATTTAACCGAAGCACTTGCTTTTTCAGATCGATTAGAGAATGTTTTTAGAAGGCGTTTTAAAATTGCACCCAAGGATCAATCAGGAATTAGAATCTTTAACTACGCAGAGGTTTTTGAAGATATTAGCAACTTTACAGGAGGTCTTGATATCGCAGTAATTATAGTGGGTCTTTTAATATTATTATCTGGTATTGTAGGTATCGGTAATATTATGGTGTTTATAATTAAAGAACGTACAAAAGAGATTGGTGTTCGTAAAGCTTTAGGTGCAGAGCCGTGGTCGATTATAAAATTAGTCTTGTTTGAATCTGTTTTTATAACTGCCTTATCTGGATTTATAGGATTAGGAATTGCAACAGGATTATTAGCGGCTATCGGTCCGAGTATTAAAACAGGTGCTTTTGCGAATCCGTCGGTTAGTATGTCAATGGTTGTAACCGCAACCATAATTTTGATTGTAGCAGGCGTTCTAGCAGGATTGATTCCTGCAATGAAAGCGGCAAGAGTAAAACCAATTGTAGCATTAAGCGATAAATAA
- a CDS encoding efflux RND transporter periplasmic adaptor subunit, giving the protein MNKYVKYVLIGVAVIGILAAVVYFLKKNSTPLKTYETETVEKRDITNKVVVTGKVIPQDEIEIKPQISGIIQKVYLEEGVQVKAGDLIATIKVVPNEQSLNQARGRVNNAKISLSNTKIEYDRNKTLFDKGVISSQDFNALQLRFDQAKQELQNSQADYQIIRVGSAGGSSSANTNIRATVTGTLLEIPVEVGDQVIESNNFNDGTTIAFIADMSKMIFEGEVDEAEVGKLKVGMPLEISMGALQDEKFSAKLKFIAPKGVEEEGAVQFKIEGDLVVSDSTNIRAGYSANAAIVLEEKKDVLSIKEALLQFDKETNKPYVEVETGDNEFEKRELVLGVSDGIDVEIISGIDEDSKIKIWNKLEAKSEDNGSDED; this is encoded by the coding sequence ATGAACAAGTATGTAAAGTACGTATTAATAGGAGTAGCAGTTATTGGGATACTGGCTGCAGTAGTCTATTTTTTAAAGAAAAATAGCACCCCTTTAAAAACATATGAAACTGAAACCGTTGAAAAAAGAGATATTACCAATAAGGTAGTTGTTACCGGTAAGGTTATACCACAAGATGAAATTGAAATCAAACCTCAAATTTCTGGTATTATACAAAAGGTGTATTTAGAAGAAGGTGTTCAAGTAAAAGCAGGAGATTTAATAGCTACTATAAAAGTGGTACCTAATGAGCAGTCATTAAATCAAGCTCGCGGTAGAGTTAATAATGCCAAAATTTCTTTAAGCAATACGAAGATTGAATATGACCGTAATAAAACACTTTTTGATAAAGGGGTAATTTCTAGTCAAGATTTTAATGCATTGCAATTACGATTTGATCAAGCAAAGCAAGAACTGCAAAATTCTCAGGCAGATTACCAGATTATTAGAGTTGGTTCTGCAGGTGGTTCTTCTAGTGCAAATACGAATATTAGAGCGACGGTAACTGGTACCTTATTAGAAATACCTGTAGAGGTAGGTGATCAGGTTATTGAAAGTAATAATTTCAATGACGGTACTACCATTGCTTTTATTGCAGATATGTCTAAAATGATTTTTGAAGGTGAAGTTGATGAGGCTGAAGTAGGTAAACTTAAAGTTGGTATGCCATTAGAGATTAGTATGGGTGCTTTACAAGATGAAAAATTCAGTGCAAAATTAAAGTTTATTGCACCTAAAGGTGTGGAAGAAGAAGGCGCTGTTCAGTTTAAAATTGAAGGAGATTTGGTAGTGTCTGATAGCACTAATATTAGAGCAGGGTATAGCGCAAATGCAGCCATTGTTTTAGAGGAGAAAAAAGATGTGCTTTCTATAAAAGAAGCTTTGTTACAGTTCGATAAAGAAACTAATAAGCCTTATGTAGAAGTGGAGACTGGTGATAATGAGTTTGAAAAAAGAGAACTTGTACTAGGTGTAAGTGATGGTATCGACGTAGAAATTATATCTGGAATCGATGAAGACTCTAAAATAAAAATCTGGAACAAGTTAGAGGCTAAGAGTGAAGATAATGGCTCGGATGAGGATTAA
- a CDS encoding ABC transporter ATP-binding protein: MIQIKDLHKSYKMGKNSLHVLKGINFNVEEGELVAIMGSSGSGKSTLLNILGMLDSSDSGEYILDNVPIKDLNETKAARYRNKFLGFVFQSFNLINYKSAAENVALPLYYQKVPRKERQEKALKYLTQVGLKEWAGHLPSELSGGQKQRVAIARALAAEPKVLLADEPTGALDSKTSYEVMDLIQKINDQGNTILIVTHEPDIADMCKRIVHLKDGVIIEDKKIEQVRAEQYV, encoded by the coding sequence ATGATTCAAATTAAAGATCTTCATAAGTCCTATAAAATGGGCAAGAATTCTCTTCACGTTCTTAAAGGAATAAATTTTAATGTTGAAGAAGGGGAGTTAGTAGCTATCATGGGCTCTTCTGGTTCGGGTAAATCTACCTTATTAAATATTTTAGGTATGTTGGATAGCTCTGATTCTGGAGAGTATATTTTAGATAATGTTCCTATTAAAGATTTAAACGAAACTAAAGCTGCTAGATACAGAAATAAGTTTTTAGGTTTTGTTTTTCAATCGTTCAACCTTATCAATTATAAAAGTGCGGCAGAGAATGTAGCCCTGCCACTATACTACCAAAAAGTACCGAGAAAAGAACGTCAAGAAAAAGCTTTAAAATATTTAACCCAAGTGGGTCTTAAAGAATGGGCTGGTCATTTGCCTAGCGAACTTTCTGGTGGTCAAAAACAACGTGTAGCCATAGCTAGAGCTTTGGCAGCTGAACCAAAAGTATTACTTGCCGATGAGCCTACAGGTGCATTAGATAGTAAAACATCTTATGAGGTGATGGACTTAATACAGAAAATTAACGACCAGGGTAATACTATTTTAATAGTTACTCACGAGCCGGATATTGCTGATATGTGCAAGCGTATTGTGCATTTGAAAGATGGCGTAATTATAGAGGATAAGAAAATAGAACAAGTAAGAGCCGAGCAATATGTTTGA
- a CDS encoding ABC transporter permease produces the protein MFDLERWQEIFDTIRKNKLRTFLTGLSVASGIFILVILLGFGQGMQNGIAKEFEQDAATSVWVWPGVTTMGYKGMNPGRPIQFRNENYDMAGVLFEDQIENKSPRLFVRGVFVNYGSESLAYNVQGVSDQFQFIENEFMTLGRFLNQQDVDAKAKVAIISNKINREVFHALESPVGEFLDISGIPFKIVGVYGDIGGEREEDRIYIPVSTAQQVFNGADHLNNLSYTLPPVEDFETAVAQSIKFKNELKSYLQKAHTVAPEDTSAIQVYNPMEEAKRFYALMGGIKFFFWFVGVCTIIAGIVGVSNIMLIVVKERTREIGIRKALGAKPWSIVGMILHEAIFITAIAGFTGLILSMGLLEIVGPHVEVDYVLNPSVNFNVALTTVFVLIFAGAVAGFFPAWRAAKIHVIEALRDE, from the coding sequence ATGTTCGACTTAGAACGTTGGCAAGAAATTTTCGATACTATTCGCAAGAATAAGCTACGCACATTTCTAACCGGACTTTCCGTTGCTTCAGGTATATTCATTCTAGTTATTTTATTGGGTTTTGGTCAAGGCATGCAAAATGGTATCGCCAAAGAGTTCGAACAAGATGCTGCTACCAGTGTTTGGGTCTGGCCAGGTGTTACCACTATGGGCTATAAAGGTATGAACCCAGGTAGACCAATTCAATTTCGTAATGAGAATTACGACATGGCGGGTGTATTATTTGAGGATCAAATAGAAAATAAATCGCCAAGGTTATTTGTTCGAGGCGTATTCGTAAACTACGGTAGTGAGTCTTTAGCTTATAACGTTCAAGGTGTTTCTGATCAATTTCAATTTATCGAAAATGAGTTTATGACCTTGGGGAGGTTCCTCAATCAACAAGATGTTGATGCTAAGGCTAAAGTGGCAATCATCAGCAATAAGATCAATCGAGAAGTATTTCATGCGTTAGAAAGTCCGGTAGGGGAGTTTTTAGATATCTCTGGCATCCCTTTCAAAATTGTTGGTGTCTACGGCGATATTGGTGGTGAACGAGAAGAAGACCGTATTTATATACCTGTAAGTACTGCACAACAGGTTTTCAATGGCGCTGATCATTTAAATAATCTTTCCTATACATTACCTCCTGTAGAAGATTTCGAAACCGCCGTTGCACAATCTATCAAATTTAAGAATGAATTAAAATCGTATTTGCAAAAAGCACATACGGTGGCGCCAGAAGATACGAGCGCCATTCAAGTATATAACCCTATGGAAGAGGCCAAGCGCTTTTATGCACTAATGGGGGGTATCAAATTTTTCTTTTGGTTTGTAGGGGTTTGTACCATTATCGCTGGTATTGTTGGGGTGAGTAATATTATGCTCATTGTAGTGAAAGAACGCACCAGAGAAATAGGTATACGAAAAGCGTTGGGTGCAAAACCATGGTCAATTGTTGGTATGATTTTGCACGAAGCAATTTTTATTACGGCAATAGCGGGTTTCACAGGACTCATTTTAAGTATGGGGCTGCTCGAAATTGTGGGACCACATGTAGAGGTAGATTATGTGTTAAACCCCTCAGTGAATTTCAATGTCGCCTTAACCACTGTATTTGTATTGATTTTTGCAGGAGCAGTAGCGGGATTTTTCCCTGCCTGGCGAGCGGCTAAAATTCATGTGATAGAAGCATTAAGAGACGAGTAG
- a CDS encoding ABC transporter permease, with protein MWIFDRDLWSEIFATLGKNLFRTFLTMLGVIIAMIILVLLLGGANGMSNGFQKIFAGTASNSLFVWSQSTSEPYKGFERGRRIQFKLEDATILKEQIPEIEVLAPRIELGNHRGVVTVYRNGLTSGSAVYGDYPNVDEIMKKKLVEGRFLNENDMTESKKVCVIGEETYKLLFEKGENAIGEDVRINGVFFNIVGIYKPNQNINIDGENSVYIPFSTFQKAFGSGDKMGWMAISVQSDTKVPVVESQIKRLLKNKYDINPIDERAIGSFDMSEVFNNVSAFTGVLQGVSFFVGILTLLAGVIAISNILLITVKERTKEIGIRRALGATPKVVKRQIVLESIVITVFAGFVGFAIAIGFLAIANNMIGENSDMPFYNLMISIPQFLGSFILMVSLSVLIGLIPANRAIRIKPIDALREE; from the coding sequence ATGTGGATATTTGATAGAGATTTATGGTCAGAGATTTTTGCCACATTAGGTAAGAACTTGTTTCGTACATTTTTAACCATGTTAGGGGTTATTATAGCGATGATAATTCTTGTGCTATTATTAGGTGGCGCAAACGGAATGAGCAACGGCTTTCAGAAAATATTCGCTGGTACGGCGTCTAACAGTCTGTTTGTATGGAGTCAAAGTACATCTGAACCTTATAAAGGATTTGAAAGAGGACGCAGAATTCAATTTAAACTCGAAGATGCGACCATTCTTAAAGAACAGATTCCAGAAATAGAAGTTCTTGCCCCAAGAATAGAATTGGGTAATCATAGAGGTGTGGTTACAGTGTATAGAAACGGATTAACTAGTGGGTCGGCGGTGTATGGTGATTATCCGAATGTGGATGAAATCATGAAGAAGAAACTGGTAGAGGGCAGGTTCTTGAATGAAAATGACATGACCGAGTCTAAAAAGGTTTGTGTTATTGGAGAAGAAACCTATAAGCTTCTATTTGAAAAAGGTGAAAATGCGATAGGGGAAGATGTTCGTATTAACGGAGTGTTTTTTAATATTGTCGGGATATATAAGCCGAACCAAAATATAAATATTGACGGTGAGAATTCAGTGTATATTCCATTTTCAACATTTCAAAAAGCTTTTGGATCCGGAGATAAAATGGGATGGATGGCAATTTCGGTTCAGTCAGATACTAAAGTGCCTGTGGTTGAGAGTCAGATAAAACGCCTGTTGAAAAACAAGTATGATATCAACCCCATAGACGAACGCGCAATTGGTAGCTTTGATATGTCTGAAGTCTTCAATAATGTATCTGCATTTACCGGTGTATTACAAGGCGTGTCATTCTTCGTCGGAATTTTGACCTTACTGGCAGGTGTAATCGCTATTAGTAATATTCTTTTAATTACGGTAAAAGAACGTACTAAAGAAATAGGTATTAGACGTGCTTTAGGCGCAACACCAAAAGTGGTAAAAAGACAAATTGTACTAGAGTCAATAGTAATTACGGTATTTGCGGGCTTTGTCGGTTTTGCAATTGCAATAGGGTTTCTGGCAATTGCGAATAATATGATAGGCGAAAATAGTGATATGCCTTTTTATAATCTTATGATTAGTATACCACAGTTTTTAGGTTCTTTTATTTTAATGGTTAGTCTGAGTGTTTTAATCGGATTGATACCTGCGAATAGAGCTATTAGAATAAAACCAATTGACGCATTAAGAGAAGAGTAA
- the tsaB gene encoding tRNA (adenosine(37)-N6)-threonylcarbamoyltransferase complex dimerization subunit type 1 TsaB → MGVILNLETSSTNCSVCVAKDGVILSMKELNSANYSHAEKLHIFIEEVMKEASLKMEDLEAVAVSKGPGSYTGLRIGVSAAKGLCYALGIPLISISTLKSMASQVKIKKDEVLIPVLDARRMEVYSSVFDAELIEIRETKAEIIDEYSFQDYINKNHVHFLGSGAEKIKELFPLETITYHCEIVPSAKEMAAISSDKYNIGDFEDVAYFEPYYLKDFVMLTKKSKA, encoded by the coding sequence ATGGGCGTAATATTAAATCTAGAAACATCATCAACAAATTGTTCGGTATGTGTTGCCAAAGACGGGGTTATCCTTTCAATGAAAGAATTAAATTCTGCAAACTATTCACATGCGGAGAAACTGCATATATTCATTGAAGAGGTAATGAAAGAGGCTTCTTTGAAAATGGAAGATTTAGAAGCTGTAGCAGTAAGTAAAGGTCCGGGTTCTTATACGGGACTCCGAATTGGTGTTTCGGCGGCAAAAGGCTTGTGTTATGCATTGGGTATCCCGTTGATTTCCATTTCTACATTGAAAAGTATGGCATCCCAAGTGAAAATTAAGAAAGATGAAGTATTAATACCTGTTTTAGATGCGAGACGCATGGAAGTATATTCATCAGTTTTTGATGCTGAACTCATTGAAATAAGAGAAACTAAAGCTGAAATAATCGATGAGTATTCTTTTCAAGACTATATCAATAAAAATCATGTTCATTTTTTAGGTAGTGGAGCGGAGAAGATAAAAGAATTATTTCCTTTAGAAACGATAACTTATCATTGTGAAATAGTACCATCAGCAAAAGAAATGGCAGCTATTTCATCTGATAAATATAATATAGGTGACTTTGAAGATGTGGCTTATTTTGAACCGTATTACTTGAAAGATTTTGTGATGCTAACCAAGAAATCGAAAGCATAA
- a CDS encoding TolC family protein, translating to MKVKITGLLLIFSVVLGMAQQKRWTLEECVYYAVENNLTVKQYELDLENAALDKSDAIGALLPSLNSSISASANTGLALDPTTNNLVSATIFSASGSMTSSVTLFDGLQNYNRIERAKLTAISSQYRLEDGKDDIKLSVANAYLNVLANKESLKVFKAQLVITEQDLKRTKDLVDSGVLPSGDLLQIEATAATQEQQMINAQNLILISKISLAQLMSISDYENFDIAEEEFDIPPSDILNNSAKVIFDKALTFRNDIQFALTGVELAEKDLEIAKGAKYPSVGAFINYNTRYSDQNNDPFTGEAIPFKDQLYINDGISYGAQMNIPIFNGWSVRNNIKRSQISIDIAQIEFERTKLQLETDVNQAYVNVTNFFKAFQAAEKTLEARTLAYQYSKERYDVGLMNAFEFSQSQSLVDNAEADLIRSKYDYIFRLKILEFYFGIPISLE from the coding sequence ATGAAAGTAAAAATCACAGGATTACTACTGATATTTTCTGTTGTGCTAGGTATGGCGCAGCAAAAGAGATGGACTTTAGAAGAGTGCGTATACTATGCTGTAGAGAATAATCTGACAGTTAAGCAGTATGAGTTAGATTTAGAAAATGCCGCATTAGATAAATCTGATGCAATAGGAGCATTGTTACCAAGTTTAAATAGTTCTATAAGTGCATCTGCAAATACAGGACTTGCATTGGATCCCACTACCAATAATTTGGTGTCTGCAACGATTTTTTCAGCTTCGGGAAGTATGACTTCATCAGTTACACTTTTTGATGGTCTTCAAAATTACAATAGAATTGAAAGAGCCAAATTAACTGCGATTAGTAGTCAATATAGATTAGAGGATGGTAAGGATGATATTAAGCTAAGTGTCGCTAATGCCTATTTAAATGTTTTAGCTAATAAAGAATCTTTAAAAGTTTTTAAAGCGCAATTGGTCATTACCGAACAAGATTTAAAACGTACTAAAGATTTAGTAGATTCTGGTGTTTTGCCTAGTGGCGATTTATTACAAATAGAAGCTACTGCTGCAACGCAAGAACAGCAAATGATCAATGCTCAAAATTTAATTTTGATTTCAAAAATTAGTTTGGCGCAATTAATGAGCATTTCAGACTATGAAAATTTTGATATTGCAGAAGAAGAGTTTGATATTCCACCGTCAGATATATTGAACAATTCTGCAAAGGTTATTTTTGATAAAGCTTTAACCTTTAGAAATGACATTCAGTTTGCCTTGACAGGAGTGGAATTGGCTGAAAAGGACTTAGAGATAGCTAAGGGTGCCAAGTACCCTAGTGTAGGTGCATTTATTAATTATAATACTAGATATTCCGATCAAAATAATGATCCATTTACTGGAGAGGCAATTCCATTTAAAGATCAGCTATATATTAATGATGGTATCTCTTATGGAGCGCAAATGAACATTCCTATTTTTAACGGATGGAGTGTTAGGAACAATATAAAGCGGTCACAAATTAGTATTGATATCGCTCAAATTGAGTTTGAAAGAACAAAGTTACAGTTAGAGACTGATGTAAACCAAGCCTATGTAAATGTGACTAATTTTTTTAAAGCATTTCAAGCAGCAGAAAAAACGTTGGAGGCTAGAACTCTTGCTTATCAATATTCTAAAGAACGTTACGATGTAGGGTTGATGAATGCATTTGAGTTTAGCCAATCACAATCACTCGTTGATAATGCAGAAGCTGATTTAATACGTTCTAAGTACGACTATATATTTAGATTAAAAATATTAGAATTCTATTTCGGTATTCCTATTTCTCTAGAATAG